DNA sequence from the Leptospira perdikensis genome:
CATTTACCTTATCTAAAAAATCCAAACCCTCTTGTGCAAAGAGGGAAACCGAAAAAAAGAATATCAGGGAAATAAAGAAGAATCGTTTCATCTTAGGCTTTCTTCTTCAGAATAGCGCTAGTTTCAAAGGTAATGTTTGTGTTGGCAGCAACACTCAAAACTACGGTCTCATTATTATCTTTGAATTCTACAATCTTTCCGTGAAGGCCACTGTTTGTCACAACATTGTCCCCTTTTTGGAGATTTGTGATCATCTCTTTACGTTTCTTTTCTTCTTTTTTGTTTGGAAGAATCACAAGGAAGTACATAGCAACTAACATGATCGGAATGATGATGAGTGACTGTAGGGACGACTTTGCACCCTCTTCTTGGGCAAGGATTAGGATATCTGGTGTTAAAAAATTAAAATTGAGCATAGCTATTTATCCAATGTTTACAGGCCTTATGTTAAATTCAATGTTTCACGAACGAATCGGAGAACTTTTTTCTCGAGGATGGCTGCCTTGGCAGTTTCGTATCCTGTTCGTATATCGTCCACGGCTCCGAGTAAAAACATAGCGACACCAGCATTGAGAGCCACCATGGAAGTGCCTCCGGTAGATTCTTTCGGATCGAGAACAGCACGAAACAGGGCCTCAGCCCCTTCTTTAGAAGAAGAGAACACTGTATTCCTATCCAATTCTTTGGCATTTAAGCCCAGTTCTTTTGGCTGAAAGACCAATTCTTTGGTCTCTTTCCCATCAAAATAGGCATAATCTGTGCCTTCAAAGATAGAGAATTCGTCCAGTCCGTCTCGAGAGTGACAAACAATTGCCTTTTTGGAACCTAACCTTCCCAAAATTTCAGCCATCGGAAGACAGAGAGATTTGTCATAGACCCCGACCATTTGGTGTGAGGGGGCAAATGGGTTGGAAAGAGGACCAATCAAATTAAAAAAAGTACGAAACCCTAAACTTGCACGAACCGGGCCTGCATATTTCATGGCTGGGTGCCAAGCCGGAGCAAACAAAAAGACAAATCCTGTGCGAAGAAATTCGGACTCTGAATCGGCAGTGGACTGGTCCAACTTGTAACCAAGCCCGGATAAAATATCAGAACTTCCAGAGAGTGAGGAAACAGACCGGTTTCCGTGTTTGGCAACCTTAAACCCAAGGCTTGCTAGAGTGAGGGCCGAGAGAGTGGAAACATTGAGAGTGCCTTTGCCATCCCCACCTGTCCCACAAGTATCCAAAAAATCAAAATCAAATTTTTTAGAAGGTTTTACCGCATGGTTACGCATCGCACGAACAAATCCATACAACTCGTCAGTGGTTTCTCCCTTCATTTTCATAGCAGTGAGAAAAGATGCAAGGACTGTTTCAGGAACCTTACCATCCATCACTTCACTTAAAAAAAGTTCCGCGTGAGTGTCTACTAAGTGGTGCCCGGATACAACTTGACCGAGGATTTCTTTAGTTGTTGGAACGGTCATAAAAAATCCTTTTTAAATTCGAAAAAGTTAAGAGTTGATAATTGGTCACAATATAACGAAGACCCGAAATAACGGTAATGAATGTTGTGAATAACATTCCAAAATAGGGAACAAAAGAAGCAATCGAATCAAAAAAATCTTTGAAACTTAATGTTTCCGTTGTTTCGACAAATGTATAAAACTCATTTGCGTGTTGCGAAGCCACTTCAAAAGTAGAGTAACCAGCTAACTTCCCCATAGCATATGTTTCATTGATCATGGCACGCCTTTTACCAGAGATCAGCATAAAAACCACAAGAATGATAAGGATAGCTCCCATTTGGAAAGCCGTTTTTACTTTTCCCATCATGGTTGTACGAAGGCTATTTCCAGACCGAACTGCAATATAACGTAGGAAAGTGATGAGCATATCACGTCCGACGATGAGAACTACCATCCAAACCTCGATAGGTTCATGAATGAATAAAAATGTAACAAAACACCCGATGACTAAAAATTTATCAGCCAAGGGATCAAGAAACTTTCCAAACTCGGTTTGTTGGTTCCACTTACGCGCTAAGTATCCATCCACAAGGTCTGTGAGAGAAGCTAGGGCAAATAGGACGAAGGCAAAAATTTGGTATTCCCATTCTTTTTGAAAAAGAGCGAAGATAAAGAAAGGAAGGGCTAAAACCCGCAGAACCGTAAGTAGGTTCGGAATATTGGCTATGGTTTTCCAATCTTCCACTAAACCACCCAAGTCCCTGCCATGTCTAGTTCATAGAAAGAGTCCACCCGCACTTGACCGAACTGGCCGACTTTTAAACCTTCCTCTTCCACATAGACAACTTCATCGATCTCAGGTGCATCTTGGAAACGACGAACCATCGCACCCTTTTCCAAAACTTCATCCACTACTGCTGGATAAAGTTTTCCAATCCGATTTTGGTGAATGGATTTCAAAGTTCCAAGATAGGCATCACGAACCAAATTCACACGACGAGCGATTTCTTTGTCTTTGATTTGACCATCCATAGTGGCGCCTTTCGTTCCCTCTTGTGGGGAATAAGGAAAGAGATTTACCTTTTCTGGTTTTACATCTTCCACAAATCGAATGATCTCTTCCACATCGTCCATAGTTTCTCCCGGAAACCCAAGGATGAAGGAAGTACGAATCTCCAAATTGGGGCGTATGTCGCGAGCCTTTTGGAATAACGATTTGAAATAAGAGTATTCGCCGGTACGATTCATCGATTTTAAAACGGACTTGGAAACATGTTGTAAGGGGCTTTCCAAATACGGTGCAATTTTAGGGATTTCTTTATAAAGATCGAGTAACTTTTCTGTTTTTTTGTCAGGGTAAAGATAAAGGAGGCGCAGAAGTTCGAGTCCTTCCACATCAGCCACGGAACGAACTAAATCCAAAAGTTTGTCTGTATCTTTTCCATAAAATACAGTATCTTGCGAAACAAGGCAAATTTCTTTGGATCCGGCCTTCACAGCCCGTTTTGTTTGTTCTAAAACATCAGAACTTTCTGTATCCCGATACTTCCCTCGTAAATTAGGAATGATACAAAAATGGCAACCACGGTTGCAACCATCGGATATTTTTACATACGAGTATGGTTTGGAATAGTTTTCGATGCCTTTACTCGTTACGAGTCTTTCTAAAAGATCTTCATTGAATTCCGAAAGGTCTTTAAATTCTAAGGGAAAGTTTTTACGAAGGATCTCCCCTGCTTTATCATATTTACCAGTTCCAAAGTGAAGGTCTACTTCGGGAAGATCGTCCGAAATTTCTTTTCCCGCACGTTCGGCAAAACATCCAACAACCACTAACTTTTGTTTGTTTTTCTTTTTAATATCAATCGAATCCAAAATGGTTTGGATGGTTTCCTTGGTTGCATCTTGGATAAACGTACAGGTATTAACTAAATGGAAATCACTGGCTTCGGGACCTGCCGCAGGAAGGAGACCTTCCTTAAGGAGCGACTGGTGCATTGCCATGGAATCAACAGTATTTTTAGGACAACCGAGAGTCGTGATAAAAAACGACTTTGGTGTCTCTTCGGTTTTTTCCTTTACCTTTGGCATTATTCGCCTAACTCTCCAATGATGGATTGGGTTGAATCATAAGGATTTGGTTTGCGAATGAAGATTTTTTTGACCAGTTTTCCTGGTTTTCCAAGAACAGAACGTTCTTTTCCATTTTGAACCATTTCTACAGCCCCACCGTCCCCTACTTTGATCTCGAGTCTGTCCCGAGCTTCTAGATGTTTGACTTCGCCAGCAGAAACAAGTCCCCTTTCTCCCATCTGTCCATCTAACACAAATTCTACGTAACTAGGTTTGGAGAAAAAGAGAGTCACTTGGATAGGAACATCTCCCACAGGAGATTTAACAGCAGCGCCTTCTCTTTCTTCTTTTAAAGTCACAAGAACTTTGGCTGATTTTTCTGTAACCGCTTGAGTCACAACTCGAATGTCACGACGTAAGGATGTAAGTTCTTCAATGCGATAAGAAAGAATGGTTTCTTCCCCTTCTGAGGTTTGGAAAAAATATACATTTTTTTCAGGGAAGATATTAAACCCAAGATTTGCTTTTCCATTGGAAACACCTTTGATGAACATCTTACACTGTTGGTTGTTCACACTGAAACTTACACCGCGGTCTTCTGTTAGAATAAAAGGAACACTGGCATTTTCGGGAACACTTTGAGATACAAAATTAATTCCAGAAGGAATATCGGAACTAGCAACAGTTTCGACAGAAGAACCAACTTCAGTAGTTTCCTCATCCATAGATCCAGATCCGGAATCTTCAAAACTAATATAGATGATATAAGCGGAGATCACAAAAAGAAAAACGGAAACAAGACTAATGATTTTATTTCGATCCAAGTTAAATGGAGTCGTAGTCGGACGAGTGAGCTCTTCCAAAGGTGCTTGGGATTCCTCTATTTGTTCTCCTCGATAAAGATTCAGAAGCATCGCTGCATCTAATTTTAAATAACTCGCATAGTTTTTTAAAAACCCAAGAGCAAATGTCTCTGCCGGAAACTGGGAGTAATCTTCTGTTTCCAAAGCAATGATGTATTTGGCTGCGATGTTTGTTTCTTTAGCGACATCTTTAACGGAGAGTTTTTTATCTTCCCTAGCTTCTCGTAGTATTTGACCGACTCGTTTTGTGTTCAAAATGATATCCTCTTAGCTTAGTTCTCGGA
Encoded proteins:
- the pgsA gene encoding CDP-diacylglycerol--glycerol-3-phosphate 3-phosphatidyltransferase, coding for MEDWKTIANIPNLLTVLRVLALPFFIFALFQKEWEYQIFAFVLFALASLTDLVDGYLARKWNQQTEFGKFLDPLADKFLVIGCFVTFLFIHEPIEVWMVVLIVGRDMLITFLRYIAVRSGNSLRTTMMGKVKTAFQMGAILIILVVFMLISGKRRAMINETYAMGKLAGYSTFEVASQHANEFYTFVETTETLSFKDFFDSIASFVPYFGMLFTTFITVISGLRYIVTNYQLLTFSNLKRIFYDRSNN
- a CDS encoding MiaB/RimO family radical SAM methylthiotransferase; the encoded protein is MPKVKEKTEETPKSFFITTLGCPKNTVDSMAMHQSLLKEGLLPAAGPEASDFHLVNTCTFIQDATKETIQTILDSIDIKKKNKQKLVVVGCFAERAGKEISDDLPEVDLHFGTGKYDKAGEILRKNFPLEFKDLSEFNEDLLERLVTSKGIENYSKPYSYVKISDGCNRGCHFCIIPNLRGKYRDTESSDVLEQTKRAVKAGSKEICLVSQDTVFYGKDTDKLLDLVRSVADVEGLELLRLLYLYPDKKTEKLLDLYKEIPKIAPYLESPLQHVSKSVLKSMNRTGEYSYFKSLFQKARDIRPNLEIRTSFILGFPGETMDDVEEIIRFVEDVKPEKVNLFPYSPQEGTKGATMDGQIKDKEIARRVNLVRDAYLGTLKSIHQNRIGKLYPAVVDEVLEKGAMVRRFQDAPEIDEVVYVEEEGLKVGQFGQVRVDSFYELDMAGTWVV
- the trpD gene encoding anthranilate phosphoribosyltransferase produces the protein MTVPTTKEILGQVVSGHHLVDTHAELFLSEVMDGKVPETVLASFLTAMKMKGETTDELYGFVRAMRNHAVKPSKKFDFDFLDTCGTGGDGKGTLNVSTLSALTLASLGFKVAKHGNRSVSSLSGSSDILSGLGYKLDQSTADSESEFLRTGFVFLFAPAWHPAMKYAGPVRASLGFRTFFNLIGPLSNPFAPSHQMVGVYDKSLCLPMAEILGRLGSKKAIVCHSRDGLDEFSIFEGTDYAYFDGKETKELVFQPKELGLNAKELDRNTVFSSSKEGAEALFRAVLDPKESTGGTSMVALNAGVAMFLLGAVDDIRTGYETAKAAILEKKVLRFVRETLNLT
- the yajC gene encoding preprotein translocase subunit YajC: MLNFNFLTPDILILAQEEGAKSSLQSLIIIPIMLVAMYFLVILPNKKEEKKRKEMITNLQKGDNVVTNSGLHGKIVEFKDNNETVVLSVAANTNITFETSAILKKKA
- a CDS encoding helix-turn-helix domain-containing protein, coding for MNTKRVGQILREAREDKKLSVKDVAKETNIAAKYIIALETEDYSQFPAETFALGFLKNYASYLKLDAAMLLNLYRGEQIEESQAPLEELTRPTTTPFNLDRNKIISLVSVFLFVISAYIIYISFEDSGSGSMDEETTEVGSSVETVASSDIPSGINFVSQSVPENASVPFILTEDRGVSFSVNNQQCKMFIKGVSNGKANLGFNIFPEKNVYFFQTSEGEETILSYRIEELTSLRRDIRVVTQAVTEKSAKVLVTLKEEREGAAVKSPVGDVPIQVTLFFSKPSYVEFVLDGQMGERGLVSAGEVKHLEARDRLEIKVGDGGAVEMVQNGKERSVLGKPGKLVKKIFIRKPNPYDSTQSIIGELGE